The Haloplanus sp. CK5-1 genome contains a region encoding:
- a CDS encoding helical backbone metal receptor: MPDPARIVSLEPAATVTLRELGVADRLVGVTAHCRGELDDAGDPTVLGGWLDPDLDRLDDLDPDLVCTGDALQAEVRDAVRDRGIAVHHTTADTLDSVIEGFAALGRAVGCPDAGERLAERSRNRLRRVRERVPEDDRPTIYCEEWSDPPMAAGNWVPEAVATAGGRYPFVDPGERSRPVDGSEVAAADPDHAVLHVCGHGERVDPATIADREWAADPTVHVVDDSLLNQPSPTLIDGVERLADLLH, translated from the coding sequence ATGCCCGACCCCGCCCGGATCGTCTCGCTCGAACCGGCCGCCACCGTCACGTTACGGGAACTCGGCGTCGCCGACCGCCTCGTCGGTGTCACGGCCCACTGTCGGGGCGAACTCGACGACGCGGGCGATCCGACGGTGCTCGGCGGGTGGCTCGACCCCGACCTCGACCGCCTGGACGACCTCGATCCCGACCTGGTCTGTACCGGCGACGCCCTACAGGCGGAGGTCCGCGACGCCGTCCGCGACCGAGGGATCGCGGTCCACCACACGACGGCCGACACGCTCGACTCGGTGATCGAGGGCTTCGCCGCCCTCGGGCGGGCGGTCGGCTGCCCGGACGCGGGGGAGCGCTTGGCCGAGCGGAGTCGGAACCGACTCCGTCGCGTCCGGGAGCGCGTACCCGAGGACGACCGTCCGACCATCTACTGCGAGGAGTGGTCCGATCCGCCGATGGCCGCCGGCAACTGGGTGCCCGAAGCCGTCGCCACTGCCGGCGGGCGCTACCCGTTCGTCGATCCGGGCGAGCGCTCGCGGCCGGTCGACGGGAGTGAGGTGGCGGCCGCGGACCCCGACCACGCGGTCCTCCACGTCTGTGGGCACGGCGAGCGTGTCGACCCAGCGACGATCGCCGACCGGGAGTGGGCCGCCGACCCGACGGTCCACGTCGTCGACGACTCGCTTCTGAACCAGCCGAGCCCGACCCTGATCGACGGGGTCGAGCGCCTCGCCGACCTGCTTCACTAG
- a CDS encoding site-specific DNA-methyltransferase produces MRTSHDLHVGDAADMDAVADESVHLVVTSPPYPMIDLWDDLFTARDPDVRAALEAGDGDAAFELMHAQLDDVWAEIDRVLAPGGIVCVNVGDATRSIGGEFQQFPNHARIVDALRAQGLTPLPDVLWRKPTNSLTKFMGSGTLPPNAYVTLEHEYVLLFRKGDTRSFPPGDDRRYESAFFWEERNRWFSDLWEMRGESQGLDDSAHEERRDRSAAFPLELPLRLIRMFSVRGDRILDPFAGTGTTALAAMHAARNSVGYDLDGDLFATLDDRVADLPSASRRRVAARLDRHREAMTDRDGDYPAEHYDFDVVTERERRIRFYAVASVTTREAGRAYVLDHVPVDGTDLTPPSEDGV; encoded by the coding sequence ATGCGGACCTCTCACGACCTCCACGTCGGCGACGCTGCCGACATGGACGCCGTCGCGGACGAGTCGGTCCACCTCGTCGTCACCTCGCCACCGTACCCGATGATCGACCTCTGGGACGACCTCTTTACGGCCCGCGACCCGGACGTTCGTGCGGCTCTGGAGGCGGGCGACGGCGACGCCGCGTTCGAACTGATGCACGCCCAACTCGACGACGTGTGGGCCGAGATCGACCGCGTCCTCGCTCCCGGTGGCATCGTCTGTGTCAACGTCGGCGACGCGACCCGCTCCATCGGCGGCGAGTTCCAGCAGTTCCCCAACCACGCCCGCATCGTCGACGCCCTTCGCGCACAGGGGTTGACGCCCCTCCCCGACGTGCTCTGGCGCAAGCCGACCAACAGCCTCACGAAGTTCATGGGGTCGGGGACGCTCCCACCGAACGCCTACGTCACGCTCGAACACGAGTACGTCCTCCTCTTCCGGAAGGGCGACACCCGGTCGTTTCCGCCGGGCGACGACCGGCGCTACGAGAGCGCCTTCTTCTGGGAGGAGCGCAACCGGTGGTTCTCCGACCTGTGGGAGATGCGCGGCGAGTCACAGGGCCTCGACGACTCGGCCCACGAGGAGCGTCGCGACCGCTCGGCCGCCTTCCCGCTCGAACTCCCGCTTCGTCTGATCCGCATGTTCTCGGTACGGGGCGACCGGATACTCGATCCCTTCGCGGGGACGGGGACGACGGCGCTCGCGGCGATGCACGCCGCCCGGAACTCCGTGGGATACGACCTCGACGGCGACCTGTTCGCCACCCTCGACGACCGGGTTGCGGACCTGCCCTCGGCGTCCCGACGGCGGGTCGCCGCTCGCCTCGACCGCCACCGCGAGGCCATGACCGACCGCGACGGCGACTACCCGGCCGAACACTACGACTTCGACGTGGTGACCGAGCGAGAGCGGCGCATCCGCTTCTACGCCGTCGCGTCGGTCACGACGCGGGAGGCGGGGCGGGCGTACGTTCTCGATCACGTCCCAGTCGACGGGACCGATTTAACTCCCCCCTCCGAAGATGGGGTATGA
- a CDS encoding zinc ribbon domain-containing protein, with protein MVDSDRRALVAVAASAVGALFGVAGLGHAYLREWARAFAWFTFVLGTGLLLIAAFTDPTTVTLETLPLRVTLPLAALLLVHTLDAYYVARRPPASGSAAPSAATDGPTVDCPSCGRELDPELSFCPWCAGPRTPDDDADSPE; from the coding sequence ATGGTCGACTCGGACCGACGGGCGCTCGTCGCCGTCGCGGCGAGTGCCGTCGGCGCGCTGTTCGGTGTCGCGGGGTTGGGACACGCGTATCTCCGCGAGTGGGCCCGCGCGTTCGCGTGGTTCACGTTCGTCCTCGGGACGGGTCTTCTCCTGATCGCGGCGTTCACCGATCCGACGACGGTGACACTGGAGACGCTCCCGCTCCGGGTGACCCTTCCGCTTGCCGCCCTGCTCTTGGTCCACACCCTCGACGCCTACTACGTCGCTCGCCGGCCCCCGGCGTCCGGGTCCGCGGCGCCCTCGGCGGCCACGGACGGCCCGACCGTCGACTGCCCGTCGTGTGGCCGTGAACTGGATCCGGAGCTATCCTTCTGCCCGTGGTGTGCCGGTCCCCGGACCCCCGACGACGACGCCGACAGCCCGGAGTGA
- a CDS encoding type I 3-dehydroquinate dehydratase: MNFDSFVLAAATADLGDEPAARPHADAVEFRMDLATDPLAALDDYDGDLPIIATNRDPAEGGEAADDEADRLAVVEAASAVDAVGAVDIELSSLRASVGADTAVTARDHGASVVASVHDFEGTPAESRLTDLLAAAADYGDVGKLAVTATDRGDALALLSATHAATVRGDRVATMAMGEAGRHTRAVAPCYGSKIGYAPVDPAEATAPGQYDLATLADLLDRLGARQRTTDR; this comes from the coding sequence ATGAACTTCGACTCGTTCGTCCTCGCGGCGGCGACGGCCGACCTCGGCGACGAACCGGCGGCCCGACCCCACGCCGACGCCGTCGAGTTCCGGATGGACCTCGCGACCGATCCGCTGGCGGCCCTCGACGACTACGACGGCGACTTGCCGATCATCGCCACCAACCGTGACCCCGCGGAGGGCGGCGAGGCGGCCGACGACGAGGCCGACCGCCTCGCCGTCGTCGAGGCGGCGAGCGCCGTCGACGCGGTGGGGGCGGTCGATATCGAACTGTCGAGCCTCCGTGCGTCCGTGGGTGCGGACACCGCGGTGACCGCCCGCGACCACGGCGCGAGCGTCGTCGCGTCGGTCCACGACTTCGAGGGGACGCCCGCCGAATCCCGACTGACCGACCTGCTCGCAGCCGCCGCCGACTACGGCGACGTGGGCAAACTGGCGGTGACGGCGACCGACCGGGGTGACGCCCTCGCGCTCCTCTCCGCGACGCACGCGGCGACGGTGCGGGGTGACCGCGTGGCGACGATGGCGATGGGCGAGGCCGGTCGGCACACGCGGGCGGTCGCCCCGTGCTACGGGTCGAAGATCGGATACGCGCCCGTGGATCCGGCGGAGGCGACCGCACCGGGACAGTACGACTTGGCGACACTCGCCGACTTGCTCGACCGTCTCGGTGCCCGCCAGCGGACGACCGACCGATAG
- a CDS encoding helix-turn-helix domain-containing protein, protein MSTTATDSVGDEELTTTEYRDRLRDLPPSAKLVAKVLEGESPLSQGQLAEESLLPDRTVRYALNRLEESDIVGSRYSFKDARKQVYFLRT, encoded by the coding sequence ATGAGCACCACAGCGACGGATTCCGTCGGCGACGAGGAACTGACCACCACCGAATACCGCGATCGGCTGCGCGACTTGCCGCCGAGCGCGAAACTCGTCGCGAAGGTTCTGGAAGGCGAGTCACCGCTCTCGCAGGGACAACTGGCCGAGGAGTCGCTGCTCCCCGATCGGACGGTTCGCTACGCGCTGAATCGGCTCGAGGAGTCCGACATCGTCGGATCGCGCTACAGTTTCAAGGACGCGCGGAAACAGGTCTACTTCCTGCGGACTTGA